The following proteins are co-located in the Argopecten irradians isolate NY chromosome 9, Ai_NY, whole genome shotgun sequence genome:
- the LOC138330800 gene encoding uncharacterized protein: protein MSSVITWYLLIMIILCKISFVFLQCTLYCSISNDEDENYDDDTEEERQNEAAVDMFFPTGMVEEGQQCDTTVQWTKNIVWTNYKQLLMDKVHFHEQEIGYHRRDLQLTIEELMDVYSLEDV, encoded by the exons ATGAGTTCAGTTATTACATGGTATCTTCTGATTATGATTAtactttgtaaaatatcatttgtatttcTTCAATGTACTCTTTATTGCAGTATATCTAATGACGAGGATGAAAATTACGACGACGACACTGAGGAGGAGCGCCAAAATGAAGCTGCAGT tgacATGTTCTTTCCAACTGGAATGGTGGAAGAAGGCCAGCAGTGTGATACCACAGTCCAGTGGACGAAAAA CATTGTCTGGACGAATTATAAGCAACTTCTAATGGACAAGGTCCACTTCCATGAACAGGAAATTGGATATCACAGAAGAGATCTCCAATTGACTATTGAAGAACTAATGGATGTCTATTCACTGGAGGATGTGTAG